A genomic segment from Chanos chanos chromosome 2, fChaCha1.1, whole genome shotgun sequence encodes:
- the usp10 gene encoding ubiquitin carboxyl-terminal hydrolase 10 yields the protein MASHSNQYIFGEFSPDEFTQFFVTPRCYVELPPFNDKVTCINHSSGSYCTPVVPYITESMRRQVCGEDYQHIEFGVDEVMGSDVGVKDPMYKVSSTLNPQAPEFILGCQSSQKALQAAPVSDVPDGSDFNSVDCADSEPSILGSHQVCSDLDGVSGSMGQRERKKKKKRPPGYYNYLEGTSSSGGMNTDGVPGPGLVNGHTPSASTLGSDEMVGEALTGAEIITTASITSTTSTTSAAPPTNQRTCDSPDESSLDLTSGAALLSDGNNTALSSSSSSSSQSSGVVEGGRTAEQQMEPPVTESPELFGSGGHSPVPTSPPPTSAAVTSPPSTTATATTDEGETGVTGKANGLPEPSSTVLSAERQGDLSETRTAQPPPSAALTSTDSESRSVAEQAQTPAPPTAPVANPPKSWASLFHNSKPLPGGPQAYVEVKNVPVVVAVSPAVADLPEKASEIREGPVPMSEDPMAHKLAEIVENVKLIHKPVSLQPRGLINKGNWCYINATLQALIACPPMYHLMKSIPVFSEAQRPCTSTPMLDNFVRLVNEFNNMPVPSKPKQQAAGEKKDIRPGVPFEPTYIYRLLTLIKSSLSEKGRQEDAEEYLGFTLNGLHEEMLALKKLISPQEEKTPTPNGPDSHQGVDQDSAEKEEEGSEDEWEQVGPRNKTSITRQADFIRTHITDIFGGHIRSVVYQQSSKESATLQPFFTLQLDIQSEKIRTVQEALETLVARESVQGYTTKTKQEIEISRRVTLEELPPVLVLHLKRFVFEKTGGCQKLVKNIDYPVDLEISKDLLSPGVRSKISKVQRTYRLFAVVYHHGNSATGGHYTTDVFHIGLNGWLRIDDQAVKVINQYQVVKQTAERTAYLLYYRRVDLL from the exons GAGAAGACTATCAGCACATTGAGTTTGGTGTGGATGAGGTGATGGGGTCGGATGTTGGAGTGAAAGACCCAATGTACAAAGTGTCCAGCACTCTGAACCCCCAGGCGCCAGAGTTCATCCTGGGTTGCCAGTCTTCTCAGAAGGCCTTGCAGGCAGCCCCAGTCTCTGACGTCCCTGATGGCTCTGACTTCAACTCTGTGGACTGTGCTGATTCTGAACCCTCTATCCTGGGGAGCCATCAGGTCTGTTCAGACCTGGATGGTGTATCAGGTAGCATGGGGCAGCGGgaacgaaagaaaaagaaaaaacgaccACCGGGATACTACAACTATCTGGAGGGCACTAGCAGCAGTGGTGGCATGAACACAGATGGAGTCCCAGGACCTGGGCTAGTGAATGGACACACTCCAAGTGCTTCAACCCTGGGTTCCGATGAAATGGTTGGGGAAGCCCTTACAGGGGCTGAAATCATCACAACAGCCTCCATCACATCCACCACATCAACAACCTCAGCTGCCCCTCCAACCAATCAGAGGACTTGTGATAGCCCTGATGAGTCCTCTTTGGACTTGACGAGCGGAGCTGCTTTGTTGTCGGATGGTAATAACACTGCTCTCTCGTCATCCTCCTCTTCGTCTTCTCAGAGCAGTGGAGTGGTAGAGGGGGGCAGGACTGCAGAGCAGCAGATGGAGCCTCCGGTTACGGAGAGCCCTGAACTGTTTGGCAGCGGAGGGCACAGCCCCGTCCCCACTTCCCCCCCTCCCACTTCAGCTGCTGTGACCAGCCCCCCTTCCAccactgctactgctactactgatGAAGGGGAGACTGGGGTCACTGGCAAAGCCAACGGGCTGCCGGAGCCAAGCTCTACTGTCCTCAGTGCAGAGAGACAAGGGGACTTATCTGAGACACGCACGGCACAACCACCCCCCTCAGCAGCCCTTACCTCCACAGACTCTGAATCCCGCTCTGTTGCAGAGCAGGCCCAGACGCCAGCTCCCCCTACAGCACCTGTGGCCAACCCTCCCAAATCTTGGGCCAGTCTCTTCCACAACTCCAAGCCTCTGCCCGGAGGACCTCAGGCCTATGTGGAAGTGAAGAATGTGCCAGTGGTGGTTGCAGTTTCTCCAGCAGTCGCGGACCTGCCTGAGAAAGCAAGCGAAATTAGGGAGGGCCCTGTCCCCATGTCTGAAGATCCCATGGCCCATAAACTTGCAG AAATAGTCGAGAATGTGAAGCTGATACATAAACCAGTATCTTTGCAACCGAGAGGACTCATCAACAAGGGAAACTGGTGCTATATCAATGCT ACCCTGCAGGCCCTGATTGCTTGCCCCCCCATGTATCACCTCATGAAGTCCATTCCCGTGTTCAGTGAAGCCCAGAGACCCTGCACCTCCACACCCATGTTGGATAATTT TGTGAGGCTTGTGAATGAGTTTAACAATATGCCTGTACCATCCAAGCCCAAACAGCAAG ctgctggagagaaaaaagacataaGACCAGGCGTTCCTTTTGAACCTACGTATATCTACAGACTTCTTACTCTCATCAAATCTAGCCTTTCTGAAAAG GGTCGACAGGAGGATGCGGAGGAGTACCTCGGCTTTACCTTGAATGGGCTGCATGAGGAGATGCTGGCACTGAAAAAACTGATCTCTCCGCAGGAAGAGA AAACACCCACACCCAATGGGCCTGATTCCCACCAGGGAGTGGACCAGGACTctgcagagaaagaagaggaaggcaGTGAGGATGAATGGGAGCAGGTCGGCCCAAGAAACAAGACCTCCATCACCCGCCAGGCAGACTTCATTCGTACTCACATCACCGACATATTTGGAGGGCACATCAG ATCTGTGGTGTACCAGCAAAGTTCAAAGGAGTCGGCCACGTTGCAGCCGTTCTTCACCTTGCAGCTGGACATTCAGTCTGAGAAGATCCGTACCGTCCAGGAGGCTCTGGAGACACTGGTGGCACGAGAATCTGTTCAAGGCTATACCACTAAAACCAAGCAGGAG attgAGATCAGCAGGAGAGTCACTCTAGAGGAGCTTCCTCCTGTGCTTGTGCTTCACCTCAAGAGATTTGTATTTGAAAAGACCGGCGGCTGTCAGAAGCTGGTCAAGAATATTGATTACCCTGTTGACTTGGAAATCAGTAAAG atctccTCTCACCAGGAGTTAGGAGCAAAATCTCCAAAGTCCAAAGAACCTACAGGCTCTTCGCAG TTGTTTATCACCATGGGAACAGCGCCACAGGTGGCCATTACACTACGGATGTCTTCCACATTGGTCTAAACGGCTGGCTGCGCATTGATGACCAGGCCGTCAAAGTCATCAATCAGTACCAGGTGGTGAAGCAGACTGCAGAGCGCACTGCCTACCTGCTGTACTACCGTCGCGTCGACCTGCTGTAG